In Fragaria vesca subsp. vesca linkage group LG1, FraVesHawaii_1.0, whole genome shotgun sequence, the sequence GACGACCATAACTCCGGCTACACCGAGGAAATCATGCCTGTATCCGAGACCAACTTTGAGTACCAGCCTTATCGAAATTGTTGTTTCTCCATCTGCTAGCTTCACAAGACTGTCATCGTCACCGTACTGCGAAACAATCAGGCCATACAGACTCCAGGCTACAGGGTTTGCCCAGTAATACCATCTCCACCACATTGGGATTCTCTGAATTAAGCATTATATATACCAAGAATTTATTGTGTTAGAGAGATCGACTAGCTCAATGATGTTCTGATTTATAGTACAAAGAAAGAAAGAAAGCAGGGGATCGGAGTCACTTCTGTTACCTTGTGAGGAATCATGAAGCCACTGAAAAGATTCCATAGCATGTAAAATGGTGCAGCTATTATGGAAGCTACGTTATGATTTGGTGTGACGGCTGTTGTCATCATTCCGTATAAGGTGAAGTACAGCATTGTGAAATACATGAAGAATAAGTACCAAACAAACTTCAAGAGTGTCCAGTCAAATGCAGCCGTGGAGTAGAAAATTGTGCAGTAGATGACTGCTTGCGCAAACACATAAGGGAACTCTATCGCAACCTGCACAGAAGATCGATACATGATTAACATAACCTTTGGGAGTATCAAGTATTATGCCTGAACAAAGTGGATGAAGGTTAACCTGAGCAAATGCAAATGGTAATGCCGAGTACATCCCAGCAGCTCTCTCTCGATATGAGACAAATCTTTCTATAGAAACAACAGGTTGAACAGCAGTGGCATTGGTGATTCCACTGAATAGGATTGCTGCATATAGGGATCCCATGGCATTTAGTAAGTCCTGCTGAGTCTCCCTGTGTACAATGAAGGAGAATATGGTATGCTTGATTCTATTGTGAGTTACTTTAAGTCAAAAGATAGGCACAGAAAAAGAAAGAAACCTCTTTGCCCCAAATCTCCAACAAATTGTTCCTAACATCAAGGAGATGATGACTGTGTAAAAGAACCGAACTGCGGTGTACTGAGGGTTCCGCCAATAAGACAGATTTTGCTTCCATAGACAAGTGAGAAATTGTTCAAATGATGTCTGAGAGTACTTGGTTGGAAAGTTCAATTCTTTGGAATTAGCACTTGGCTTGCTGAGGTGTTCAACCAAGTCTATGTTACGTCTGAAACAAGGAAAGGAGGTATTATTAGATGGAGAAGCAGATAAAAGCTAGCTACCCGGCTAAAATTTATGAGAAGTGTTCATACTGAAACAAGTTTGAACTTCTGTAAATTTCTGCGAAATCCACCCCCAGACGGCTTTCTTCAGTTGGAGAAGTGACATCCAGCATCCATGCAGCAGGATTATATCCAGGCCTGATCTTTTGTACTCCTTCAATCGCCTGCAGATATAGATATGCATATGTCAATTTTTTAACCCTTATACACCTGATAGCACATATTCTAACATACATCCTGGCATGCATGATCTGACCTCAAAGTACTTGATGAGTTCAGAAGACCTGGGTCCAAGTGGACCAGCATATATGAGCTGACCTCCGCGCTTCAGAAACAGAAGCTGCAATGACAGATGATTAGCAGGATCAATCAGATATTAAGTCAATACGGAACTGAGTCTGATTAGAAATATGCACTCAATTATTAGAAAGTGATAGCCATAAAAGAAATAGGAAACATGATACAAAAAATAATTAGATCATGAGAAAATACCTCATCAAAGGATTCAAAAATGTCTATGCTAGGCTGGTGGATTGTGCACACTATAGTACGTCCAGTATTGACTATATTCCTCACAGTCCTCATCACAATGGCTGCAGACCTTGCATCTAGCCCAGATGTGGGTTCATCCATAAATACTATAGATGGATTAGCAACCAGCTCCACAGCTATAGTTAGCCTTTTTCGTTGTTCTGTGGACAAGCCATTCACCCCCGGTAAACCAACCAGTGCCCCTCTTAATGGAGTGAGCTCCACAAGTTCCATCACCTCCTCTACAAAAGCCTGTAATTTTCTTTCTCAATATTTTAGATGCTGCAATGATCTTATGATAAAGACATACAAAAAAAAAATGCAAGTATTTTATGTGAATACCTTCTGCGTATCCAAGTCAACTTCTGATGGCAAGCGAAGCCAACTAGAGAACATAAGTGATTCAACGACAGTCAAGCAGGGGGAGTGAATATCAGATTGCTCACAGTAACCGGAAATTCTAGCGAAAGTTTCTTGCTTTTTTGGATAACCAGAAATATTAATGCTCCCTTCTATGATCCCACCAGTTTTTCTGCCAGCTAACACGTCCATAAGGGTGGTTTTGCCAGCACCACTTACTCCAACCAATGCTGTAAGCACCCCGGGCCTAAACGCTCCAGTTACATCAACCAACAGCTGCAATCTCTCTTCTTGTATTCCCTGTTGCTTCAATTCCTGTGGTTGTACTTGGATCAGAAAAGATATAGTTAACATGTTTCCAAGAATAGACTATGCAAGCGGATAGTGTTAAACACTCACCAGAGGGATATCGACATAGTAATTGATATTGCTGAAAGACATGGAAAGTGGTTGAAATGGGAGCACCATTCCTCTCTGCTTAAAGTACTTTCCTGCTTAGAAGATGGCCAAGAAAGAGAAACTAATTAAGACCTATGTATATTTAACTGAAAAGGACTATTTGGAAACAGTTCAGTCTTCAAATTATTATACATACCATTAAGTGACTCTGAATGCTTCAAGTACTGTCTCAGCTCAATAACAACATTTTCTCCTGTTCTTCTCCTTTCTCTCTCTTCTAGCTCTTCCTTCGACACTACAACTTGTTGCTTCCCCAAGGCTGTAGTACATGTTTAATATCCATTTCATTAGGCTTATTAACATTGTCTGGCTATATCGCCTATATGTACCACCAGAAGTAAAATGAAGATCAAGTAGAATTTATAAGCAGAAGTAACTTACGGTTCAGGTAAGCAAGGAAGAATGTGAATAGCAAATTGAATAAAACTGTATATCCAAGCAAAGCACCAATACCAATCCAAAACCAGTATCTCTCCGCAAACAAACTGCGTGCTTTTAGTAATGACTGACCTAATGAAAGACCGGTCTCATACTCATGTCCCTACATAAATAACATGATGGATTAAAAAAGAATCTAAATCGACTTTTAAAATCTAACTAAAAAAATAAATGAAGTGAAATGAATCTTCATATTACTGGCTCTCGCCAATACATATCCAGCTTTTCTAAAAGTTTGTGCCATGAAGCAAAAGTAATCACAAGTTAAGCGTGCGAGTATTTACTTCTGGAGAGGTTGACAATGGTTTGGTTGAGATCTCGTACAAGAAAAACCAACTGCAATGCATGGATAACATATTCTTTCTTTTCTGATGATAGGCTTTGCTGGTATTTCTACCGCCAGCACAAAACCTTCCCTCTTATAACTAGAAATAATTTTTAACTTTCTATAGTCCAAATAAATGAAATGGGAAACTTACCTTATTCCAGGAGTGTCCGAGGAATTCGTTTACAGAAGCTGCATTTTGAGCATACATCAAAGGAGAAAACCAGAAACCCCAAATCCACCATTTTGGTATACGATCTGTCACAATTGAATAGAGAAATGAATAAAAGTATGGGATCACATTGGAAATTAAGACACAGAACTTGACAAAATGTTTACCTCTAGAAATGATGTACCCTCCAAGAGCCATTACAATCAACATGGCAAAAGATCCAAAAGTGTTGGCAACTATCATATTTCGACCCAAGGATCCCATAAAACGGAAGAGAGCTGTGGACATCTGGTGCAGAAGGAAATATACCAAGAACTGCCCAAAAAATCTGCAGTTTCATCAACTTAAGAATCTCATCACAGTGCTAACTTTCACAATTCATGCCAAGTACCAAGGAAAGATATGATCGATTTACCTAGAAATTGCAGGATCAAATCCAATGACATAGTATGTGATTGCCACCCAAAATCCAGACTCTATGAGTGAATTTGGAATACTCAAGAGCCAGGAAGGAAGAGTATAGACCCAACTTGGATAGAAGTGCAAGTCCCTATGCTTGTAAAGCACTGGAAGCTTGGCAACCAACATTGGCACCTCCATAAAGCCATTAAAAAGAATAATAACCATGGAAAAGTATAGTGCCCCGAGATACAAGGCTGCATCATCAATTGTATCATGGTGCATTTTTGTCCGGCAGAAAACACTCATTGTGACCAAAGCAACAAAAAGAAGCTGGAAGACAGAATATAGTACTTGCAAATCAGTATAACATTTAACCTTTCAGATTATTAAGCTGGCAAAATATTATTGCCTTTTGAAGAAACAAATAATTGTACAATTACCTGAACGAATTTAAATATATAAATAAATGCATTTCGCTTCATCAGTAGCACTTGCCAGTTAAAGCTTGTCTTGAGAAGTTCCATCCTCCTCATGCCATAGAGAGAAGTTGCCAAAGCTGCAGGGTGGTTATAGCGTTTATCAAAAGGAACTTTCAACTCTTCTGACAAATTCTTCCCATCTTGAAATGAAGGAAAAGCTTCAACAAACTTTGCTGGTGGTATGTAACGGTATGGAAGATCAGGATTGGACCAGTACTGCTCTTGATCCTTCTTTGATATAACCTGTGTACAAGGGAAAGAACAATATATCAAGGACTTGTAAAAAGATAATAATTTAAAAGTCCAGGTAGGTAGTTATTCACAGCTTACTTCTTGCAAGAAGTCTGCCACATTCTTTCGCTGGGGACAACTAAACCCCATGTATGAAAAGAAATCAAGAGCAGCTTGCCGGGGTCCCTGATACA encodes:
- the LOC101291368 gene encoding ABC transporter G family member 32-like, coding for MWNSAENAFARTASFREEGEDEEALRWAALERLPTYARVRRGIFKNIVGDTKEVDVSELQAQEQKLLLDRLVNSAEQDPEQFFRKMRLRFNAVDLDFPKIEVRFQDLKVEAFVHVGSRALPTIPNFVFNMTEALLRQLRLLRSKRSKLTILDNISGIIRPSRLTLLLGPPSSGKTTLLLALAGRLGTGLQMSGKTTYNGHGLNEFVPQRTAAYVSQQDWFAAEMTVRETLDFAGRCQGVGFKYDMLVELARREKIAGIKPDGDLDIFMKSLALGEKETSLVVEYIMKILGLDICADTLVGDEMLKGISGGQKKRLTSGELLVGPARVLFMDEISTGLDSSTTYQIIKYLRHSTHALDSTTIISLLQPAPETYELFDDVILLCEGQIVYQGPRQAALDFFSYMGFSCPQRKNVADFLQEVISKKDQEQYWSNPDLPYRYIPPAKFVEAFPSFQDGKNLSEELKVPFDKRYNHPAALATSLYGMRRMELLKTSFNWQVLLMKRNAFIYIFKFVQLLFVALVTMSVFCRTKMHHDTIDDAALYLGALYFSMVIILFNGFMEVPMLVAKLPVLYKHRDLHFYPSWVYTLPSWLLSIPNSLIESGFWVAITYYVIGFDPAISRFFGQFLVYFLLHQMSTALFRFMGSLGRNMIVANTFGSFAMLIVMALGGYIISRDRIPKWWIWGFWFSPLMYAQNAASVNEFLGHSWNKGHEYETGLSLGQSLLKARSLFAERYWFWIGIGALLGYTVLFNLLFTFFLAYLNPLGKQQVVVSKEELEERERRRTGENVVIELRQYLKHSESLNGKYFKQRGMVLPFQPLSMSFSNINYYVDIPLELKQQGIQEERLQLLVDVTGAFRPGVLTALVGVSGAGKTTLMDVLAGRKTGGIIEGSINISGYPKKQETFARISGYCEQSDIHSPCLTVVESLMFSSWLRLPSEVDLDTQKAFVEEVMELVELTPLRGALVGLPGVNGLSTEQRKRLTIAVELVANPSIVFMDEPTSGLDARSAAIVMRTVRNIVNTGRTIVCTIHQPSIDIFESFDELLFLKRGGQLIYAGPLGPRSSELIKYFEAIEGVQKIRPGYNPAAWMLDVTSPTEESRLGVDFAEIYRSSNLFQRNIDLVEHLSKPSANSKELNFPTKYSQTSFEQFLTCLWKQNLSYWRNPQYTAVRFFYTVIISLMLGTICWRFGAKRETQQDLLNAMGSLYAAILFSGITNATAVQPVVSIERFVSYRERAAGMYSALPFAFAQVAIEFPYVFAQAVIYCTIFYSTAAFDWTLLKFVWYLFFMYFTMLYFTLYGMMTTAVTPNHNVASIIAAPFYMLWNLFSGFMIPHKRIPMWWRWYYWANPVAWSLYGLIVSQYGDDDSLVKLADGETTISIRLVLKVGLGYRHDFLGVAGVMVVGFCILFAIIFAYAIKAFNFQRR